Proteins from a genomic interval of Rhodothermales bacterium:
- the gcvP gene encoding aminomethyl-transferring glycine dehydrogenase codes for MAVDLNPTDRFADRHIGPSASDVEDMLTVVGASSLDTLVDETVPESIRLGRDLHLPPALTEHELLAEIQAIAGSNKQYRSFIGMGYYGTLTPPVIQRGILENPNWYTQYTPYQAEIAQGRLEALLNFQTMVSDLTGLEIANASLLDEGTAAAEGMSMIYRKARKRVAFFVDENCHPQTIEVVRTRAEPMGIGITVGDVASFEMSDAFFGVLIQYPETDGRVVDHRALCQAVHDGGGQVVVASDLLALTLLEAPGEFGADVVVGSSQRFGVPMGFGGPHAAFFATRDEFKRSVPGRIIGVTVDADGGTALRMALQTREQHIRRDKATSNICTAQVLLAVTASMYAVFHGPRGLKAIAKRVHDMTKVLARMLVEGGLSVRHADFFDTLRIDGADVDGVRTRAEQAHMNLRYFDDGSIGVSLDQASTQAEIELLAQVLTGGSVSIARILEATDSGYDGAMPRTTGYLEHPVFNTVHSETDMLRYMQKLSSRDLSLTTSMIPLGSCTMKLNATAELMPITWAGLNSIHPFAPSEQVPGYHRIISDLENWLGEITGLPAVSLQPNSGAAGEYTGLLTIRAYHQSRGEGHRDVCLIPSSAHGTNPASAVMAGMQVVVVNCDENGNVDIADLEAKATEHAEKLSALMITYPSTHGVFERGIRQICQIVHDHGGQVYMDGANMNAQVGLCRPGDFGADVCHLNLHKTFAIPHGGGGPGIGPICAQPHLGPFMPGHPLVKTGGAEAIGPVASAPFGSAGVLVISWAYIAMLGADGLKRSSQVAILNANYMAKRLEGTYDVLYTGPGGRVAHEFILDLRHLRQHTSLTEVDVAKRLMDYGFHAPTMSWPVVGTVMVEPTESEAKAELDRFCEAMISIRSEIQEVELGIADAERNVLSQAPHTAAKVLADEWEMPYPREKAAYPAPWTREHKFWPTVRRVNDAQGDRQLVCTCPPIEAYQD; via the coding sequence CGAACTGCTTGCTGAAATCCAGGCGATCGCCGGGTCCAACAAACAGTATCGAAGCTTTATCGGGATGGGGTACTACGGCACCCTCACCCCGCCGGTCATCCAGCGGGGCATCCTCGAGAATCCCAACTGGTACACCCAGTACACGCCCTACCAGGCCGAGATTGCCCAGGGCCGGCTGGAGGCTCTGCTGAACTTCCAGACCATGGTGAGTGACCTCACCGGCCTGGAAATTGCCAACGCGAGCCTGCTTGACGAGGGCACGGCTGCGGCCGAGGGCATGAGCATGATTTACCGGAAGGCCCGTAAGCGCGTCGCCTTCTTCGTGGACGAGAACTGCCACCCGCAGACCATCGAGGTGGTACGCACCCGCGCCGAGCCCATGGGTATCGGGATCACGGTTGGGGACGTGGCCTCCTTCGAGATGAGCGATGCGTTCTTCGGCGTGCTCATACAGTATCCCGAGACCGACGGCCGCGTGGTAGACCACCGCGCCCTGTGCCAGGCCGTGCACGACGGCGGCGGACAGGTGGTGGTGGCCAGTGATCTCCTGGCACTGACGCTGCTCGAGGCTCCAGGCGAGTTCGGAGCGGACGTCGTGGTCGGATCCAGTCAGCGTTTTGGCGTGCCGATGGGCTTCGGCGGCCCGCACGCCGCGTTCTTCGCCACCCGTGACGAGTTCAAGCGCTCCGTTCCCGGCCGCATTATCGGAGTGACCGTGGACGCTGACGGCGGCACCGCGCTGCGCATGGCCCTGCAAACGCGTGAGCAGCACATTCGCCGTGACAAGGCCACCTCCAACATCTGCACCGCCCAGGTGCTGCTGGCCGTGACGGCGAGCATGTACGCGGTCTTCCATGGGCCCAGGGGCTTGAAGGCCATCGCCAAGCGGGTGCACGACATGACCAAGGTCCTGGCCCGCATGCTGGTCGAGGGCGGACTGTCCGTGCGCCACGCCGACTTCTTCGACACCCTGCGCATTGACGGCGCCGACGTCGACGGCGTGCGCACACGGGCCGAGCAGGCTCACATGAACCTGCGCTACTTCGACGACGGCTCGATCGGGGTCTCGCTGGATCAGGCATCGACCCAGGCGGAGATTGAGCTGCTTGCACAGGTGCTCACGGGCGGCTCAGTGTCCATCGCCCGTATTCTGGAGGCCACGGACAGCGGTTACGACGGCGCCATGCCGCGCACGACCGGCTATCTCGAGCACCCGGTGTTCAACACCGTGCATTCGGAGACGGACATGCTGCGCTACATGCAGAAGCTGTCCTCGCGTGACCTGTCGCTGACCACGAGCATGATTCCGCTTGGCTCGTGCACCATGAAGCTGAATGCCACGGCGGAGCTCATGCCCATCACGTGGGCTGGGTTGAACAGCATTCATCCGTTTGCACCGTCGGAGCAGGTGCCGGGCTACCACCGCATCATCTCCGACCTGGAGAACTGGCTTGGCGAAATCACCGGACTGCCGGCGGTCAGCCTGCAGCCCAACTCCGGTGCGGCCGGCGAATACACCGGATTGCTCACCATTCGCGCCTACCACCAGAGTCGTGGAGAGGGGCATCGGGATGTCTGCCTGATTCCGAGCTCGGCGCACGGCACCAACCCCGCGAGTGCGGTCATGGCCGGCATGCAGGTAGTGGTGGTGAACTGCGACGAGAACGGCAACGTGGACATCGCAGATCTCGAAGCGAAGGCGACCGAGCACGCGGAGAAGCTGTCGGCGCTGATGATCACCTATCCGTCCACGCACGGGGTGTTCGAGCGCGGTATTCGACAGATCTGTCAGATCGTGCACGACCACGGCGGCCAGGTGTACATGGACGGCGCGAACATGAACGCGCAGGTCGGGCTGTGTCGTCCGGGGGATTTTGGTGCGGATGTCTGCCACCTGAACCTGCACAAGACATTTGCCATCCCGCACGGCGGCGGCGGCCCGGGCATCGGCCCAATCTGTGCGCAGCCGCACCTGGGACCGTTCATGCCGGGCCACCCGCTGGTAAAGACCGGCGGCGCCGAGGCCATCGGTCCGGTCGCGTCTGCGCCGTTCGGCAGTGCCGGTGTGCTCGTCATTTCCTGGGCGTACATCGCCATGCTGGGTGCGGACGGCCTCAAGCGCAGTTCGCAGGTGGCGATTCTGAACGCTAACTACATGGCCAAGCGTCTGGAGGGCACGTACGATGTGCTCTACACCGGACCCGGCGGCCGCGTTGCCCACGAGTTCATCCTGGACCTGCGTCACCTCCGGCAGCACACCTCGCTGACTGAGGTGGACGTGGCCAAACGGCTCATGGACTACGGATTCCATGCGCCGACCATGTCGTGGCCTGTCGTGGGCACAGTCATGGTCGAGCCTACGGAGAGCGAGGCCAAGGCCGAGCTGGACCGGTTCTGCGAGGCCATGATCTCCATTCGGAGCGAGATTCAGGAGGTGGAACTGGGCATTGCCGATGCCGAGCGCAACGTGCTCAGTCAGGCCCCGCACACGGCCGCCAAAGTGCTGGCTGATGAATGGGAAATGCCCTACCCACGGGAGAAGGCCGCGTATCCCGCACCCTGGACGCGTGAGCACAAGTTCTGGCCGACGGTGCGCCGCGTGAATGACGCGCAGGGCGATCGGCAGCTTGTGTGCACGTGCCCGCCGATTGAGGCTTATCAGGACTGA
- a CDS encoding M1 family metallopeptidase: MNRRHPQMFLPALLAALMLPATMAVAQTTSDEPLSERRVSYQMDVTLDPEARTVTGSQRLTWRNPGNTPVDELRFHLYLNAFKPGSTFQNESGGEHRGFSDERSDRWGGVEITRMEIAGELPADLAGALPYSGAPQDLTGQMRFIQPNDGNARDETVMAVTLPQAVQPGETITLDLEFESRLPRITARTGWLEDSDGRPFFFVAQWFPKIAVYEVPGQRYVPLDAETGQWNAHQFHANSEFYADFGTYDVTLRVPRSYVVGASGVEVSEDLVWGEKTVRYLAEDVHDFAWTAYEGYREYTETWRHVNLRLLLRPEHDTETQRRRHFDAAIASLERFDDWVGPYPYTTLTLVDGIGGSNGMEYPTLITCGTNYMLPEWVKSLELVTVHEFGHQYFYGMLASNEFEEAWLDEGMNSYLESRIMDDAFGGAIQLPGLTLGGKDLHRLVYAHQDPSRGTLDTWSWQYRYSSDYGRNSYSKPATVMNTLEGLLGWDTMREFLRAYYDEWAFRHPTTRDLQATLERTSGQDMDWFFDQYVYGSAVLDYRMDSATSNQVESRDSTESWRSRVVVQRVLDGHVPTTVRMEFEDGSTRDFRWDGQDAWRTFSHTGDSRLRKAVIDPDDALTLEINRLNNGQALRGDSPGSAQRRAFASRVQQILLLFSGLF, translated from the coding sequence ATGAATCGCAGGCACCCCCAAATGTTCTTGCCGGCGCTGCTGGCGGCACTGATGCTGCCGGCGACTATGGCCGTGGCGCAGACCACCTCAGACGAACCGCTGTCCGAGCGGCGGGTGTCCTACCAGATGGACGTCACGCTCGACCCGGAGGCAAGAACCGTCACCGGGTCGCAGCGCCTGACCTGGCGAAACCCGGGCAACACGCCGGTCGACGAGCTACGATTCCATCTCTATCTGAACGCATTCAAGCCGGGCTCCACCTTTCAGAACGAGAGCGGCGGTGAACACCGAGGATTCTCGGATGAGCGCAGTGATCGATGGGGCGGCGTTGAGATCACCCGCATGGAAATCGCCGGCGAGTTGCCGGCCGACCTGGCCGGTGCGCTGCCCTACTCGGGCGCTCCGCAGGACCTGACGGGCCAGATGCGATTCATCCAACCCAACGACGGCAACGCGCGGGACGAGACGGTGATGGCCGTCACTCTGCCGCAGGCCGTGCAGCCCGGCGAGACCATCACGCTGGACCTGGAATTCGAGAGTCGCCTTCCGCGCATCACGGCGCGCACGGGCTGGCTGGAAGACAGCGATGGTCGCCCCTTCTTTTTCGTGGCGCAATGGTTTCCGAAGATCGCCGTCTACGAAGTGCCCGGACAGCGCTATGTACCCCTGGACGCGGAGACAGGACAGTGGAACGCCCATCAGTTCCACGCCAACTCGGAGTTCTATGCGGACTTCGGTACATACGACGTGACCCTGCGCGTACCCCGCTCCTATGTGGTGGGCGCGAGCGGTGTCGAGGTCTCCGAGGATCTCGTTTGGGGCGAAAAGACCGTGCGTTATCTGGCCGAGGATGTGCACGACTTCGCGTGGACGGCCTACGAAGGCTATCGCGAGTACACGGAAACCTGGCGACACGTCAACCTGAGGTTGCTGCTGCGCCCCGAGCACGACACCGAGACCCAGCGGCGGCGTCACTTCGATGCAGCTATCGCATCGCTCGAACGATTCGACGATTGGGTGGGCCCGTACCCCTATACGACACTGACATTGGTCGATGGGATTGGCGGCTCGAACGGCATGGAGTACCCGACGCTGATCACCTGCGGGACCAACTACATGCTGCCCGAGTGGGTGAAGTCCCTGGAGCTCGTGACCGTGCACGAGTTCGGGCACCAGTACTTCTACGGCATGCTGGCCAGCAACGAGTTCGAGGAGGCCTGGTTGGACGAAGGCATGAACTCCTACCTCGAGAGCCGCATCATGGACGATGCCTTCGGGGGGGCCATTCAACTGCCCGGCCTCACGCTCGGTGGCAAGGACCTTCACCGTTTGGTCTACGCCCACCAGGATCCGTCGCGCGGCACGCTCGACACCTGGTCGTGGCAGTATCGCTACTCCTCCGACTACGGGCGCAACTCCTACTCAAAGCCGGCCACGGTGATGAATACGTTGGAGGGTCTCCTGGGCTGGGACACCATGCGGGAGTTTCTCCGGGCCTACTACGACGAGTGGGCGTTTCGCCACCCGACCACGCGGGACCTCCAGGCGACACTGGAGCGCACGTCCGGACAGGACATGGACTGGTTCTTTGATCAGTACGTGTACGGATCCGCTGTGCTCGACTACCGCATGGATTCGGCAACGTCCAACCAGGTTGAGTCCAGGGACTCTACGGAGAGCTGGCGCAGCCGTGTAGTGGTGCAGCGCGTTCTGGACGGCCATGTGCCGACGACGGTGCGCATGGAGTTTGAGGACGGAAGCACACGGGATTTCCGATGGGATGGTCAGGATGCCTGGCGCACGTTCTCGCACACCGGAGATTCCAGGCTTCGGAAGGCGGTGATCGATCCGGACGATGCGCTCACGCTGGAGATCAACCGACTCAACAACGGACAGGCATTGCGAGGCGACTCACCAGGCAGTGCGCAAAGACGCGCCTTCGCCTCACGCGTCCAGCAGATCCTGCTTCTCTTTTCCGGCCTGTTCTGA
- a CDS encoding hydroxymethylglutaryl-CoA lyase, whose product MADFVELCEVGPRDGFQFEATPIPTAFKLRVIRGLMAAGVRRIQATSFVHPKWVPQMADAEVVLEALLPEASQYGTTLTALALNVKGVERAVAAGVGTVDLSIALNEQHAKDNANMSVQQGIDAAHAMLDAAAQAGVAAQLGLQTVWGYQEPDDTLLARVREVVAAFADRDLESLSLADSTGMASPVTIKRTVEAVRAAAPGVDLVLHLHDTRGLGMANVAAAIEAGVRRFDTSLGGLGGCPFIPGATGNIATEDTAYLVGRLGLRHGLDVPGVAAISRAVEDHVGHALSGRMYRLV is encoded by the coding sequence ATGGCCGATTTCGTTGAACTCTGTGAGGTAGGGCCGCGGGACGGCTTCCAGTTCGAGGCGACGCCCATCCCCACGGCGTTCAAGCTGAGGGTCATCCGAGGACTCATGGCCGCGGGTGTCAGGCGGATACAGGCCACCTCATTCGTGCACCCGAAGTGGGTGCCGCAGATGGCAGACGCGGAGGTGGTGCTGGAGGCCTTGCTCCCGGAGGCCTCGCAATACGGCACGACCCTCACCGCGCTTGCCCTGAATGTGAAGGGCGTGGAGCGGGCTGTCGCGGCAGGCGTCGGCACGGTGGATCTCTCGATCGCACTCAACGAGCAGCACGCGAAGGACAACGCCAACATGAGCGTGCAGCAGGGCATCGACGCTGCTCACGCCATGCTTGACGCGGCGGCGCAGGCCGGGGTTGCCGCACAGCTAGGTCTGCAGACCGTGTGGGGCTATCAGGAGCCTGACGATACGCTACTGGCTCGTGTGCGCGAGGTGGTCGCAGCGTTTGCTGACCGCGACCTGGAGTCGCTATCGCTGGCGGATTCCACCGGAATGGCTAGTCCTGTGACCATCAAGCGCACGGTTGAGGCCGTGCGGGCGGCGGCGCCCGGCGTGGACCTGGTACTTCACCTGCACGATACGCGCGGCCTGGGTATGGCGAATGTCGCTGCCGCCATAGAAGCTGGGGTGCGGCGGTTCGACACCTCTCTTGGCGGCCTTGGCGGCTGCCCGTTCATACCCGGCGCTACCGGCAACATCGCCACCGAGGACACAGCGTATCTGGTCGGGCGATTGGGTCTGCGCCACGGCCTGGACGTTCCGGGTGTCGCTGCGATCAGCCGGGCCGTCGAGGATCACGTTGGGCATGCGCTGTCGGGGCGCATGTATCGCCTGGTGTAG